In Octopus bimaculoides isolate UCB-OBI-ISO-001 chromosome 5, ASM119413v2, whole genome shotgun sequence, a genomic segment contains:
- the LOC128247897 gene encoding scavenger receptor cysteine-rich type 1 protein M130-like: MKLSIFVRVILVLALFVNKIEAMKQLPHESERKAIIYEPLGHNYIRLVGNTSFYNAGLISIYRNNSWGYVCDDNWDMKDANVACKQLGFAR, encoded by the exons ATGAAGTTATCAATTTTTGTTCGTGTAATTCTTGTTCTTGCATTGTTCGTGAATAAAATAGAAGCCATGAAGCAG CTTCCACATGAATCTGAACGTAAAGCTATCATTTATGAGCCCCTTGGCCATAACTATATCCG GCTCGTTGGTAACACCTCTTTCTACAATGCTGGTCTGATAAGTATTTACCGTAACAACAGCTGGGGTTATGTCTGTGATGACAACTGGGATATGAAGGATGCCAATGTAGCCTGTAAACAACTTGGATTTGCCAGGTGA